Proteins encoded within one genomic window of Rhinolophus sinicus isolate RSC01 linkage group LG14, ASM3656204v1, whole genome shotgun sequence:
- the LOC141568504 gene encoding histone H4 — protein MSGRGKGGKGLGKGGAKRHRKVLRDNIQGITKPAIRRLARRGGVKRISGLIYEETRGVLKVFLENVIRDAVTYTEHAKRKTVTAMDVVYALKRQGRTLYGFGG, from the coding sequence ATGTCTGGTCGCGGCAAGGGTGGCAAAGGCCTTGGAAAAGGCGGCGCTAAGCGTCACCGCAAGGTCCTGCGCGACAACATCCAGGGCATCACCAAGCCCGCCATCCGGCGCCTGGCCCGGCGCGGCGGCGTCAAGCGCATCTCCGGGCTCATCTACGAGGAGACCCGCGGGGTGCTGAAGGTGTTCCTGGAGAACGTGATCCGGGACGCCGTCACCTATACGGAGCACGCCAAGCGCAAGACGGTCACGGCCATGGACGTGGTCTACGCGCTCAAGCGCCAGGGCCGCACCCTGTACGGCTTCGGGGGCTGA